From a single Haloarcula sp. DT43 genomic region:
- a CDS encoding DNA double-strand break repair nuclease NurA: MTLDPVHVDGIAQLAEQVRETVETSDQEAAAEEVWEHFLDPLWQDGTKVLEPLGEQRRRKVPVEDIALADPPFPTQHGLDSGTINPTTFKNGLVLDVAQAAMGSVPSDVDLHRGRTIIMAVHSNDATLGFDGDWQGGDRGYAKRRVLDVPQVDRYEQRVVHALALYLAESQHALTNADVVDDLFILDGPIYPTGVLRWADRDTELADLLAEDDRPKTVVNNYVDLVERFVERDVPLVGFVKNSSTKALTRAVRRKTNAPWVNDTAFFRRVLERRDDDGETLTDCLTATNWFRSRAGTDGIMAADGDALGIERSLDPEAYEVTFFVCYDPRSDLVFRVEAPYAFTEDPECRARLTRQLLHDVAAQQGPPLAIGKADELAKIDRQGSEELTRRIERTFETDREREFNDIRWGAVEESF; the protein is encoded by the coding sequence ATGACGCTCGACCCGGTCCACGTCGACGGTATCGCGCAGCTTGCCGAGCAGGTGCGCGAGACCGTCGAGACGAGCGACCAGGAGGCCGCCGCCGAGGAGGTGTGGGAGCACTTCCTCGACCCGCTGTGGCAGGACGGGACGAAGGTGCTGGAGCCGCTGGGCGAGCAGCGCCGGCGGAAGGTTCCCGTCGAAGACATCGCGCTCGCTGACCCCCCGTTTCCGACCCAGCACGGCCTGGACTCGGGCACCATCAACCCCACGACGTTCAAGAACGGGCTGGTCCTGGACGTGGCGCAGGCGGCGATGGGCAGCGTCCCCTCGGACGTGGACCTCCACCGCGGCCGGACCATCATCATGGCCGTCCACTCCAACGACGCGACGCTGGGGTTCGACGGCGACTGGCAGGGCGGGGACCGCGGCTACGCGAAGCGGCGCGTCCTCGACGTGCCCCAGGTCGACCGCTACGAACAGCGGGTCGTCCACGCGCTGGCGCTGTACCTCGCGGAGAGCCAGCACGCCCTGACCAACGCCGACGTGGTCGACGACCTCTTCATTCTCGACGGTCCCATCTACCCGACTGGCGTGCTCCGCTGGGCCGACCGCGACACCGAACTCGCGGACCTCCTCGCCGAGGACGACCGCCCGAAGACGGTGGTGAACAACTACGTCGACCTCGTCGAGCGGTTCGTCGAGCGGGACGTGCCGCTGGTCGGCTTCGTCAAGAACTCCTCGACGAAGGCGCTCACGCGGGCGGTGCGGCGCAAGACCAACGCGCCGTGGGTGAACGACACCGCCTTCTTCCGCCGGGTACTGGAGCGCCGCGACGACGACGGCGAGACGCTGACCGACTGCCTGACCGCGACGAACTGGTTCCGTTCGCGGGCCGGCACCGACGGCATCATGGCCGCCGACGGCGACGCCCTGGGCATCGAGCGGTCGCTCGACCCGGAGGCCTACGAGGTGACCTTCTTCGTCTGCTACGACCCGCGCTCGGACCTCGTGTTCCGCGTCGAAGCCCCCTACGCGTTCACAGAGGACCCGGAGTGTCGGGCCAGGCTCACGCGCCAGTTGCTCCACGACGTGGCCGCCCAGCAGGGGCCGCCGCTGGCTATCGGGAAGGCCGACGAACTCGCCAAAATCGACCGGCAGGGCAGCGAGGAACTCACCCGCCGCATCGAGCGGACCTTCGAGACCGACCGCGAGCGGGAGTTCAACGACATCCGGTGGGGTGCCGTCGAAGAATCGTTCTGA
- a CDS encoding DUF7522 family protein: protein MTRNILSDDLADAIVTTARTATGDSLRSVTYFTRANFEQLYLRDDLEQDADLNDFVGHEWQGYKQTKNAYQESELGDYRFTVRAFSNGYLLRATTERQGVLITTDGLTMQSYEEIAEAIERLLREESGKE from the coding sequence ATGACTCGGAATATTCTCTCGGACGATCTGGCCGACGCAATCGTCACGACAGCCCGGACCGCGACGGGCGACTCGCTCCGGTCAGTGACGTATTTCACACGTGCGAACTTCGAGCAACTCTACCTGCGGGACGACCTCGAACAGGACGCCGACCTCAACGACTTCGTCGGCCACGAGTGGCAGGGGTACAAGCAGACCAAGAACGCCTACCAGGAGTCCGAGCTGGGCGACTACCGCTTTACCGTCCGCGCGTTCTCGAACGGCTACCTCCTCCGGGCGACGACCGAGCGCCAGGGCGTGCTCATCACCACGGACGGCCTGACGATGCAGTCCTACGAGGAAATCGCCGAGGCCATCGAGCGCCTGCTCCGCGAGGAGTCCGGCAAGGAGTGA
- a CDS encoding NAD(+)/NADH kinase yields MTVGIVAQRDNDRAMSLASTLCDRLRATSAAVVVDETTAGALGDHDAWEAAVPESAPVEEMSACDLVVSIGGDGTFLYAARGAGSTPILGVNLGEVGFLNAIAPEEAVETVVAEVEHIQKTGSARTRAKPRLQASGDDWELSPALNEVVVQGERRGHGGGATLDVYVDGSLYASGHADGVLVATPTGSTAYNLSERGPLVHPDVSGLIVTTMADEAGTPPLVVDVDSEIVIELADADSGVVVSDGRVRKDVVPPERIALSRASEPVRLAGPPLDFFTALDKLA; encoded by the coding sequence ATGACTGTCGGCATCGTCGCGCAGCGGGACAACGACCGGGCCATGTCGCTTGCGAGCACACTGTGTGACCGACTGCGCGCCACCTCCGCGGCCGTCGTCGTCGACGAGACGACCGCCGGCGCGCTCGGCGACCACGACGCGTGGGAGGCCGCCGTGCCCGAGTCGGCCCCGGTCGAGGAGATGTCCGCCTGCGACCTGGTCGTGAGCATCGGCGGCGACGGGACCTTTCTGTACGCGGCCCGGGGGGCGGGGTCGACACCGATACTGGGGGTCAATCTCGGCGAAGTCGGCTTTCTGAACGCTATCGCGCCCGAGGAGGCCGTCGAGACGGTCGTCGCGGAGGTCGAGCACATCCAGAAGACCGGCAGCGCCCGGACCCGGGCCAAGCCGCGGCTCCAGGCCAGCGGCGATGACTGGGAGCTGTCGCCGGCGCTGAACGAGGTCGTCGTCCAGGGCGAGCGCCGCGGTCACGGCGGCGGGGCGACCCTCGACGTGTACGTCGACGGCTCGCTGTACGCGTCCGGCCACGCCGACGGCGTGCTCGTGGCCACCCCCACGGGGTCGACGGCGTACAACCTCAGCGAGCGGGGGCCGCTCGTCCACCCCGACGTGTCCGGCCTCATCGTCACGACGATGGCGGACGAGGCCGGGACGCCGCCGCTAGTCGTCGACGTCGACAGCGAAATCGTCATCGAACTCGCGGACGCCGACAGCGGCGTCGTCGTCAGCGACGGTCGCGTCCGAAAAGACGTGGTTCCGCCGGAGCGAATCGCGCTCTCGCGTGCGAGCGAACCGGTCCGGCTCGCCGGTCCGCCCCTGGACTTTTTCACCGCACTGGACAAGCTCGCCTAA
- a CDS encoding universal stress protein gives MVLLVPFDGSALSEAALERATEFADYRDEEVTVLSVIPDDAAYARERGWVDADEAFSVETVADRMREQAEAIAPTATFRYETPEDVSSMASTTTDVSRTIREVAHDTRASIVFIGSENAGRVSSPVYSVGSPVSEDPQYDVHIVRHA, from the coding sequence ATGGTACTACTCGTGCCTTTCGACGGCTCGGCGCTGTCGGAAGCCGCCCTGGAGCGGGCGACGGAGTTCGCGGACTACCGCGACGAAGAGGTCACCGTCCTGTCGGTCATTCCGGACGACGCGGCGTACGCGCGGGAGCGCGGCTGGGTTGACGCCGACGAGGCGTTCTCTGTCGAGACTGTCGCCGACCGGATGCGGGAGCAGGCCGAGGCGATAGCCCCGACGGCGACGTTTCGCTACGAAACCCCGGAGGACGTGAGTTCGATGGCGTCGACGACGACGGACGTCAGCCGGACCATCAGGGAGGTCGCCCACGACACGAGGGCCTCAATCGTGTTCATCGGCAGCGAGAACGCCGGACGGGTGTCGTCGCCGGTCTACAGCGTCGGCTCGCCGGTGTCGGAAGACCCCCAGTACGACGTCCACATCGTTCGCCACGCGTAG
- a CDS encoding KaiC domain-containing protein translates to MSGDDGSDDDWFESALDDEDAEPTETPSEGDSDGTASADAGPFETGNDEDSSPFDGGDDSPFEDGTEDSPFDGEGADADDGAGGDGGLFDDDFATAFQSAGSGDGDGDGDGFDEEFESDIPRVDIGIEGLDQMIQGGIPERHLIVTIGSAGTGKTTFGLQFLQHGLENGENAVFLTLEQSHDAILDTASDRDWGFEEYEEAGQLAVVDLDPVEMANSLDNIRGELPDLIERFDADRLVLDSVSLLEMMYDDQSRRRTEVFDFTRSLKQAGVTTMLVSEASESNPFASRHGIIEYLTDAVFILQYVRSDTGETRLAVEIQKIRNANHSRETKPYEITNDGISVYQQANIF, encoded by the coding sequence ATGAGCGGGGACGACGGGTCCGACGACGACTGGTTCGAAAGCGCGCTTGACGACGAGGACGCCGAACCGACGGAGACGCCGTCCGAGGGCGACTCCGACGGGACGGCGTCCGCGGATGCCGGACCGTTCGAGACCGGGAACGACGAGGACAGCAGTCCCTTCGACGGAGGCGACGACAGCCCCTTCGAGGACGGGACCGAAGACAGCCCTTTCGACGGCGAGGGAGCCGACGCCGACGACGGGGCTGGCGGCGACGGCGGCCTCTTTGACGACGACTTCGCCACCGCCTTTCAGTCCGCCGGCAGCGGCGACGGCGACGGCGACGGCGACGGTTTCGACGAGGAGTTCGAGTCCGACATCCCGCGTGTCGACATCGGCATCGAGGGGCTCGACCAGATGATTCAGGGCGGGATTCCCGAACGCCATCTCATCGTCACCATCGGCTCGGCCGGGACCGGGAAGACGACGTTCGGACTGCAGTTCCTCCAGCACGGGCTGGAGAACGGCGAGAACGCGGTGTTTCTCACCCTCGAACAGTCCCACGACGCGATACTGGACACCGCCAGTGACCGCGACTGGGGATTCGAGGAGTACGAGGAGGCGGGCCAGCTAGCCGTCGTCGACCTCGACCCGGTCGAGATGGCCAACAGCCTCGACAACATCCGCGGGGAGCTCCCGGACCTCATCGAGCGGTTCGACGCCGACCGACTGGTGCTCGACTCCGTCTCCCTGCTGGAGATGATGTACGACGACCAGTCCCGGCGGCGCACCGAGGTGTTCGATTTCACCCGGTCGCTGAAACAGGCCGGCGTGACGACGATGCTCGTCTCCGAGGCCAGCGAGAGCAACCCCTTCGCCTCCAGACACGGCATCATCGAGTACCTGACCGACGCCGTGTTCATCCTCCAGTACGTCCGGTCGGACACCGGCGAGACGCGACTCGCCGTCGAGATACAGAAGATACGGAACGCGAACCACTCGCGGGAGACGAAACCCTACGAGATAACGAACGACGGCATCTCGGTCTATCAGCAGGCCAACATCTTCTAG
- a CDS encoding ATP-binding protein, which yields MSDLGDFTDFDGDDAADDEPAGSTDDGEQAVDAASTDPTDDDFEEMAVASAGTDSGLGVLSAANGLRISEEEGESVLRAYVTARNRSRLRIGTYLLVPYPDGERLFCRIEALEYAQEFHADDATEIHARRAMRERGIDERDFKFIAELDPVAVLYSDGATSGTSQAAGGAGDGGDLKRRMTDRVPKPETVVREATDKSEIKTGLKIPEDGVFLGHLAVGGEKVRTAAEPPTIDYRLKDDYEAGDPLVFRHTLVAGGTGSGKTHSSKNVLRQYLGRTYEMGDGRTPELAVVQFDPQDEYAQMHDDNPAMTDEFRRRCEREGVAYGGHDDTIAFVPKVAGADYNASHHRAEQVEFTIPFSLVHENPWLIAGSSLNDNQYGALVNTLLPRFEREYGESGTYSDFRTFLGDPALKEELDEAGDVHEATFDAVKRRVQGFGAVFDQDARPITDQISQFVRDGGLTVIPTYHITDSRTASTVVLAVSSLLIDQKLSNDPTYDRIKETPLVLGMDEAHNFLTDADSVQARKVIGKFTEAAKQGRKERLGLYLITQDPQDIADPVFKQINTTMVLNLGDEDAIKAVNIPSNLESKVPYMEKGQRVVHSPDNSESVELIGLSTCVTRHGRE from the coding sequence ATGTCCGACCTCGGGGATTTCACCGATTTCGACGGCGACGACGCGGCCGACGACGAGCCGGCCGGTTCGACCGACGACGGCGAGCAGGCCGTCGACGCGGCGAGTACCGACCCGACAGACGACGACTTCGAGGAGATGGCGGTCGCGTCGGCGGGGACTGACTCCGGGCTGGGCGTCCTCTCGGCGGCGAACGGCCTCCGAATCAGCGAGGAGGAGGGGGAGTCGGTCCTGCGGGCGTACGTCACCGCCCGGAACCGCTCGCGCCTGCGAATCGGGACGTACCTGCTGGTCCCGTACCCCGACGGCGAGCGCCTGTTCTGTCGCATCGAGGCCCTGGAGTACGCACAGGAGTTCCACGCCGACGACGCGACAGAAATCCACGCCCGGCGGGCGATGCGCGAGCGAGGCATCGACGAGCGGGACTTCAAGTTCATCGCCGAACTGGACCCGGTCGCGGTGCTGTACAGCGACGGAGCGACGTCGGGGACGTCGCAAGCAGCCGGCGGAGCCGGCGACGGCGGCGACCTCAAGCGCCGGATGACCGACCGGGTGCCCAAACCCGAGACCGTCGTCCGGGAAGCCACCGACAAGTCGGAAATCAAGACCGGCCTGAAGATTCCCGAGGACGGCGTCTTCCTGGGCCATCTCGCCGTCGGCGGCGAGAAGGTCCGCACCGCCGCCGAACCGCCGACTATCGACTATCGGCTGAAAGACGACTACGAGGCCGGCGACCCGCTCGTGTTCCGCCACACGCTCGTCGCGGGCGGGACGGGGTCCGGGAAGACCCACAGTTCCAAGAACGTCCTGCGGCAGTATCTCGGGCGGACCTACGAGATGGGCGACGGCCGGACGCCCGAACTCGCTGTCGTCCAGTTCGACCCACAGGACGAGTACGCCCAGATGCACGACGACAACCCCGCGATGACAGACGAGTTCAGGCGGCGTTGCGAGCGCGAGGGCGTCGCCTACGGCGGCCACGACGACACCATCGCGTTCGTCCCGAAGGTCGCGGGGGCCGACTACAACGCCAGCCACCACCGGGCCGAGCAGGTGGAGTTCACCATCCCGTTCTCGCTGGTCCACGAGAACCCCTGGCTCATCGCGGGGTCGAGCCTGAACGACAACCAGTACGGCGCACTCGTGAACACGCTCCTCCCGCGGTTCGAGCGCGAGTACGGGGAGAGCGGGACCTACAGCGACTTCCGGACCTTCCTCGGGGACCCCGCGCTCAAGGAGGAACTGGACGAGGCCGGCGACGTCCACGAGGCCACCTTCGACGCCGTCAAGCGCCGCGTCCAGGGCTTCGGTGCGGTGTTCGACCAGGACGCCCGCCCCATCACCGACCAGATATCGCAGTTCGTCCGCGACGGCGGCCTGACGGTCATCCCGACCTACCACATCACGGACTCCCGGACCGCCTCGACCGTCGTGCTGGCCGTCTCCAGCCTGCTCATCGACCAGAAGCTCTCGAACGACCCGACCTACGACCGCATCAAGGAGACGCCGCTCGTCCTGGGGATGGACGAGGCCCACAACTTCCTCACCGACGCAGACAGCGTCCAGGCCCGGAAGGTCATCGGGAAGTTCACCGAGGCCGCCAAACAGGGGCGGAAGGAGCGACTGGGACTGTACCTCATCACGCAGGACCCACAGGACATCGCCGACCCGGTGTTCAAGCAGATAAACACGACGATGGTGCTCAACCTCGGCGACGAGGACGCCATCAAGGCCGTGAACATCCCGAGCAACCTCGAATCGAAGGTCCCCTACATGGAGAAGGGCCAGCGCGTCGTCCACTCGCCGGACAACTCGGAGTCGGTGGAGCTCATCGGCCTCTCGACCTGCGTGACCCGCCACGGTCGGGAGTGA
- a CDS encoding DUF7521 family protein → MNTAFHLAQTGVGLLIAALALVGYRRRRTRSMLALAIGISLLTFVSYLVTLSAVQFLPRMVFPLPGTITELVGLLVLLYAIVLARRD, encoded by the coding sequence GTGAACACTGCGTTCCACCTCGCACAGACGGGGGTCGGACTGCTCATTGCTGCATTGGCGCTCGTTGGCTACCGTCGACGGCGGACCCGCTCCATGCTCGCACTGGCTATCGGCATCAGCCTCCTCACCTTCGTCTCGTACCTTGTTACCCTTAGTGCCGTGCAGTTCCTCCCGCGGATGGTGTTTCCCCTTCCGGGCACTATCACGGAACTCGTCGGCCTCCTCGTCCTCCTCTACGCTATCGTTCTGGCCCGCCGAGACTAG
- a CDS encoding DUF4013 domain-containing protein, whose protein sequence is MDSLEETLRYPMEDDDWTTTVLIGGVLSLLSVLVVPGILVYGYLVQAVRERAAGATRPPGFEDWGDLFVDGLKAWVIGIVYMLVPLVVLGVTVGGSLIAMATGTRAGAGAGLAGLFGGLVISTVLSLVFGYVATAAIIHFACTGEFEAGFDFGTLRKLVLSPEYATPWLVSVGLVVAANIVVNLLNVIPFLGSLVAVLLSPFATFYVAVVATDLWAGGYNAALDEREETGSVGTATV, encoded by the coding sequence ATGGACTCGCTAGAAGAGACGCTCAGGTATCCCATGGAAGACGACGACTGGACCACGACTGTACTCATCGGCGGCGTCCTCAGCCTCCTGTCCGTGCTCGTCGTCCCCGGCATCCTCGTGTACGGCTACCTCGTCCAGGCAGTCCGCGAGCGGGCGGCCGGAGCGACGCGACCGCCGGGATTCGAGGACTGGGGCGACCTGTTCGTCGACGGCCTCAAGGCCTGGGTCATCGGCATCGTGTACATGCTCGTCCCGCTCGTCGTGTTGGGAGTGACCGTCGGCGGCAGCCTGATTGCGATGGCGACGGGTACCCGCGCCGGAGCGGGGGCCGGCCTGGCCGGCCTGTTCGGTGGCCTGGTGATATCGACCGTCCTGTCGCTGGTGTTCGGGTACGTGGCGACGGCGGCTATCATCCACTTCGCCTGCACCGGCGAGTTCGAGGCCGGGTTCGACTTCGGGACGCTCCGGAAGCTGGTCCTGTCCCCGGAGTACGCGACGCCGTGGCTCGTCTCGGTCGGGCTGGTCGTCGCCGCCAACATCGTGGTGAACCTGCTCAACGTCATCCCGTTCCTCGGCTCGCTCGTCGCCGTGCTACTCAGCCCGTTCGCCACCTTCTACGTGGCGGTCGTCGCGACGGACCTCTGGGCGGGCGGCTACAACGCCGCGCTCGACGAGCGGGAGGAGACCGGGTCGGTCGGGACGGCGACCGTCTAG
- a CDS encoding DUF7113 family protein codes for MLLIRGTAGGTALTGTLYEPGEEPPEFNGAPDEGTPYVWVCDAFYEVESGGQVQAIGDREIRIAFESPMPRGFETRDAAIDAAKEHVRTQFARLGVAGETVDVTVQQAETA; via the coding sequence ATGTTGCTTATTCGGGGGACGGCGGGCGGGACGGCGCTGACCGGGACGCTGTACGAACCGGGCGAGGAGCCGCCCGAGTTCAACGGCGCGCCGGACGAGGGAACCCCCTACGTCTGGGTCTGTGACGCCTTCTACGAGGTCGAGAGCGGTGGGCAGGTCCAGGCCATCGGCGACCGCGAGATACGCATCGCCTTCGAGTCCCCGATGCCGCGCGGTTTCGAGACACGCGATGCGGCCATCGACGCGGCCAAGGAACACGTCCGGACGCAGTTCGCCCGGCTCGGCGTGGCCGGCGAGACGGTCGACGTGACGGTCCAGCAGGCCGAGACGGCGTAG
- a CDS encoding winged helix-turn-helix domain-containing protein, which produces MAEDPSPTEVFALLDDEYARALLAATSHRPMTATELSNDCDMSLSTVYRRLDALEDCGLVVARTQIADDGHHADVYEAQMDELTVRLTDGTFDVSLSVESRTHEFADALVDLWEGL; this is translated from the coding sequence GTGGCCGAGGATCCGTCCCCGACTGAGGTGTTCGCCCTCCTCGATGACGAGTACGCTCGCGCGCTCCTTGCAGCCACGAGTCACAGACCGATGACAGCAACTGAACTCAGCAACGACTGCGACATGTCACTCTCGACCGTGTATCGCCGTCTCGACGCCCTCGAAGACTGCGGCCTCGTCGTCGCTCGAACGCAAATCGCGGACGACGGGCACCATGCGGACGTGTACGAGGCACAGATGGACGAACTCACCGTCCGTCTCACCGACGGGACCTTCGACGTGAGCCTTTCCGTCGAGTCGCGGACACACGAGTTCGCCGATGCGCTGGTGGACCTCTGGGAGGGGCTCTGA
- a CDS encoding MBL fold metallo-hydrolase, translating to MSASTGPSVRLLRNATVLVDIGDVTFLVDPMFAPPGENPPVPNSPNDRRNPLVPMPDSDLSYDAVVVTHRHQDHWDAAAKAALDADVPLFCQPEEADEFTDEGFTDVRPVDDEASIEGISIHRTPGRHGHGELAAEMGPVSGFVFEGDETVYVAGDTVWYEPVAETLDRFEPDLVVLNGGEARFEQGDPITMGVEDITAVRDATDATVAVVHMEAINHCLLSRDELRSATEGVRVPDNGEWVDR from the coding sequence ATGTCAGCCTCGACTGGCCCCAGTGTTCGGTTACTCCGTAACGCGACTGTACTCGTGGACATCGGGGACGTGACGTTCCTCGTCGACCCGATGTTCGCGCCACCTGGCGAGAACCCGCCCGTGCCGAACTCGCCGAACGACCGTCGAAACCCGCTGGTCCCGATGCCGGACAGTGACCTGTCCTACGACGCCGTGGTTGTCACGCACCGCCACCAGGACCACTGGGACGCGGCGGCCAAGGCGGCACTCGACGCCGACGTGCCGCTGTTCTGTCAGCCCGAGGAGGCGGACGAGTTCACTGACGAGGGGTTCACCGACGTCCGACCCGTCGACGACGAGGCGTCTATCGAGGGTATCTCGATTCACCGAACGCCCGGCCGGCACGGGCACGGAGAGCTGGCGGCGGAGATGGGCCCCGTTTCGGGATTCGTGTTCGAGGGTGACGAGACGGTGTACGTCGCAGGCGACACGGTCTGGTACGAGCCGGTCGCGGAGACGCTCGACCGGTTCGAGCCCGACCTGGTCGTGTTGAACGGCGGCGAAGCGCGGTTCGAACAGGGCGACCCCATCACGATGGGCGTCGAGGACATCACGGCCGTCCGGGATGCGACCGACGCCACGGTCGCCGTCGTCCACATGGAGGCGATAAACCACTGCCTGCTCAGTCGGGACGAGCTACGGTCGGCGACAGAGGGCGTTCGGGTTCCCGACAATGGGGAGTGGGTCGACCGATAG
- a CDS encoding endonuclease/exonuclease/phosphatase family protein has protein sequence MNPTRVMSFNVRYDTAGDGLDGWPHRRRLVASTIQYHSPDVVGVQEAMAHQLRELEVLLDGYEWVGDPRESVDAGGEHTAIGYRTDRFDCAATNTFWLSEQPAEPSSVGWDAAYPRVATWARLRDRETDDDLLCLNTHLDHQGADARVEGIELVLDHLDSIARAAPAVVTGDFNCVVGEPAYERAAGHELPDGRRLVDARDTATVTHGPTTSRTDFHDLLPEMGIDHVFVTEDVAVDTRAVVADRDDDHYGSDHLPVVVDCRP, from the coding sequence ATGAATCCGACGCGGGTGATGTCTTTCAATGTGCGGTACGACACCGCCGGGGATGGGCTGGACGGGTGGCCCCACAGACGACGGCTGGTGGCGAGTACAATCCAGTACCACAGCCCCGACGTGGTCGGGGTCCAGGAGGCGATGGCCCACCAGCTCCGGGAGCTAGAGGTCCTGCTGGACGGCTACGAGTGGGTCGGCGACCCGCGCGAGTCCGTCGACGCCGGCGGGGAACACACGGCCATCGGCTACCGGACCGACCGGTTCGACTGCGCGGCCACGAACACGTTCTGGCTCTCCGAACAGCCGGCCGAGCCGAGCAGCGTCGGCTGGGACGCCGCGTACCCCCGCGTGGCGACGTGGGCCCGCCTCCGGGACCGCGAGACGGACGACGACCTGCTGTGTCTGAACACGCATCTGGACCACCAGGGGGCAGACGCGCGCGTCGAGGGCATCGAACTGGTGCTCGACCACCTCGACTCCATCGCCCGCGCGGCCCCCGCCGTGGTGACCGGTGACTTCAACTGTGTGGTCGGGGAGCCGGCCTACGAACGCGCCGCGGGCCACGAACTCCCCGACGGCCGCCGGCTCGTCGACGCCCGCGACACCGCGACGGTCACCCACGGACCGACGACCAGTCGGACCGACTTCCACGACCTGCTCCCCGAGATGGGCATCGACCACGTGTTCGTCACCGAGGACGTGGCCGTCGACACTAGGGCGGTCGTCGCCGACCGCGACGACGACCACTACGGCTCCGACCACCTGCCGGTCGTGGTCGACTGCCGGCCCTGA
- a CDS encoding universal stress protein yields the protein MAKRILVPVDSSDQATAACEFAAEEYPDATLVLLHVINPAEAGYSAEASIPSFSEEWYETQKATAEELLDDLEATVTEAGVESVERVVEVGRPTKVIVDSTDDHDIDQIIMGSHGRSGMSRILLGSVAEIVVRRASVPVTVVR from the coding sequence ATGGCAAAGCGAATCCTCGTTCCGGTCGACAGCTCGGACCAAGCGACGGCGGCCTGTGAGTTCGCGGCCGAGGAGTACCCCGATGCGACGCTCGTGCTCCTGCACGTCATCAACCCCGCGGAGGCCGGCTACAGCGCAGAGGCGTCGATTCCGTCCTTCTCCGAGGAGTGGTACGAGACACAGAAGGCCACGGCCGAAGAGCTGCTCGACGACCTCGAAGCGACGGTGACCGAGGCCGGCGTCGAGTCGGTCGAGCGCGTCGTCGAGGTCGGGCGGCCGACGAAGGTCATCGTTGACTCGACCGACGACCACGACATCGACCAGATTATCATGGGGAGCCACGGCCGCTCGGGGATGTCCCGTATCCTGCTGGGCAGCGTCGCCGAAATCGTCGTCCGGCGCGCCTCCGTCCCCGTGACCGTCGTCAGATAG